Proteins encoded within one genomic window of Hevea brasiliensis isolate MT/VB/25A 57/8 chromosome 8, ASM3005281v1, whole genome shotgun sequence:
- the LOC110658720 gene encoding putative transferase At1g60990, chloroplastic: MAPSSATYVVGSATTLLQPLLRKRTIPFNSYHNGAFWTWKENKKQRKLTFTSTSLSSKTCSWRPISASPFDLSPPPIDLDLLETLTADGAKASEDGIIETFDNDDEALDAFDNGVVVLDLSHFGRIRVSGDDRIQFLHNQSTANFECLLEGQGCDTVFVTPTARTIDIAYAWIMKNSIMLVVSPVTCGSIIQMLNKYIFFADKVEIQDITKKTSFFIVAGPKSKQLMVELNLGDLVGQPYGTHRHYSVNGMPITVGVGNAISEEGYSLLMSPAAAGSVWKTLLSQGAIPMGSNAWEKLRIIQGIPAPGKELTNEFNVLEAGLWNSISLNKGCYKGQETISRLITYDGVKQKLWAILLSAPAEPGSLIAVDGRKVGRLTSYTSGRKGSEHYGLGYIKRQTVSEGSTVIVGESIVGTVADAPFLTRQHPPSKSPSS, from the exons ATGGCACCATCATCAGCAACCTATGTGGTTGGCTCTGCAACTACTCTTCTTCAGCCCCTTCTCCGGAAAAGAACCATCCCCTTCAATTCTTATCATAACGGTGCGTTTTGGACTTGGAAGGAGAACAAGAAGCAGCGGAAACTTACTTTCACTTCTACTTCTCTCTCATCCAAGACTTGTTCTTGGCGTCCAATTTCTGCTTCGCCTTTCGATCTTTCCCCTCCACCTATCGATCTCGACCTCCTG GAAACATTGACGGCAGATGGGGCAAAAGCTTCAGAAGACGGGATCATTGAGACATTTGATAACGATGATGAAGCATTAGATGCTTTTGATAATGGGGTTGTG GTTTTGGACCTTTCACATTTTGGACGGATAAGAG TCAGTGGAGATGATCGCATTCAGTTTCTTCACAACCAAAGCACTGCAAATTTTGAATGTCTTCTTGAAGGACAG GGATGCGATACTGTTTTTGTTACACCAACGGCTCGGACAATAGACATTGCCTATGCATGGATCATG AAAAATTCAATTATGTTGGTGGTCTCACCAGTAACCTGTGGCAGCATAATTCAAATGCTGAATAA GTATATATTCTTTGCTGACAAAGTAGAAATTCAAGATATCACCAAGAAAACTTCCTTCTTTATTGTAGCTGGACCAAAAAGCAAACAA TTGATGGTCGAATTGAATCTTGGCGATCTTGTTGGACAACCATATGGTACTCATCGTCATTATAGT gTAAATGGAATGCCCATAACTGTGGGAGTGGGCAATGCCATCTCTGAAGAAGGTTATTCCCTGTTGATGTCACCAGCAGCTGCAGGATCTGTTTGGAAAACTCTTCTATCACAGGGTGCTATTCCAATGGGTTCTAATGCTTGGGAAAAACTAAGGATTATTCAAG GAATACCTGCTCCTGGGAAAGAGCTCACTAATGAATTCAATGTTCTGGAGGCTGGACTTTGGAACTCCATTTCTCTAAACAAGG GATGTTACAAGGGACAAGAGACCATTTCTAGACTCATAACATATGACGGAGTGAAGCAGAAATTATGGGCAATTCTTCTATCAGCACCAGCAGAACCTGGCAGTCTGATTGCAGTTGATGGTAGAAAA GTGGGAAGACTGACGAGCTATACATCTGGGAGAAAGGGATCAGAACATTATGGCTTGGGCTACATTAAGAGGCAAACTGTTTCGGAAGGTAGCACTGTAATCGTTGGAGAGAGCATTGTTGGAACAGTGGCGGATGCTCCTTTTCTTACTCGGCAACATCCACCATCAAAGAGCCCTAGCTCTTGA
- the LOC110658721 gene encoding probable receptor-like protein kinase At1g11050 isoform X1: MGKLDLLLLFLFLFAIISPAHGAAITSRPLSQNNLSSQCPMDLNYVLRIPWNKSSCQNYQPSKNNTANLQNDMTNKDPCCTNLLHLFGVGLAQHLNETSLFQLPSLNTSVSCLQDYQTKLSSLSFPDDIVSRCFDPMEFVLTPNLCAHVQTARDWVAKLGNSTVLDSDCRPDLVDLTSCSACVAAGFKVQSDLILIDGNKSHATDCFYFTVLYAAGIVNEFGPESDGAVTCIFGLDLVSNTDSSNKGHSALVFGLTGAGVAILVMSSLLGLYFWYDEKRRKKNNSSFPSDLEEQGSRPRLRPNTGSTWFKIHDLEKATENFSQKNFIGRGGFGLVYKGILSDGTTVAVKRIIESDIQGNAEFCNEVEIISNLRHRNLVSLRGCCVVEDENYTEQGCQRYLVYDYMPNGNLDDHLFPAFDDQTGKKLLTWPQRKSIILDVAKGLAYLHYGVKPAIYHRDIKATNILLDADMRARVADFGLAKQSREGQSHLTTRVAGTHGYLAPEYALYGQLTEKSDVYSFGIVVLEIMCGRKALDLSSSGSPRAFLITDWVWSLMKAGKVEDALDVSLLRDGEFSNSNPRAIMERFVLVGILCAHVMVALRPTISDALKMLEGDIEVPPVPDRPMPLSHPSSFGDGFTISPALSFPQLNSGDMLRLIQIYAHRHVDR; encoded by the coding sequence ATGGGCAAACTTGATTTACTTCTcttgtttctctttctttttgctattATCTCCCCTGCCCATGGAGCAGCTATCACTTCTCGTCCTCTTTCCCAAAATAATTTGTCATCCCAATGTCCCATGGACCTTAATTATGTCTTGAGAATCCCATGGAACAAATCTTCTTGCCAAAATTACCAGCCATCCAAAAATAACACTGCCAATCTCCAAAATGACATGACCAATAAGGATCCATGTTGCACCAACCTTCTTCACCTCTTTGGGGTAGGCCTTGCTCAGCATCTCAATGAAACCTCTCTCTTTCAGCTTCCCAGCTTAAACACCTCTGTTTCTTGTCTTCAAGATTATCAAACAAAGCTCAGCTCTCTTTCTTTTCCTGATGATATTGTGTCTCGCTGTTTTGATCCTATGGAGTTTGTCTTAACTCCTAATTTATGTGCCCATGTGCAGACTGCTCGGGATTGGGTTGCTAAATTGGGTAATTCAACTGTGCTTGACTCGGATTGCAGGCCTGATCTTGTTGATCTTACATCTTGCAGTGCATGTGTGGCAGCTGGGTTTAAAGTCCAATCTGACTTGATATTAATTGATGGTAATAAATCTCATGCTACAGATTGTTTTTACTTTACAGTTCTTTATGCTGCTGGTATTGTCAATGAGTTTGGTCCCGAAAGTGATGGTGCTGTGACATGTATATTTGGGTTGGACTTGGTATCTAATACGGATTCATCTAATAAAGGTCACTCTGCTCTTGTTTTTGGCTTGACTGGTGCTGGTGTTGCTATTTTGGTCATGTCCAGTTTGTTAGGATTATATTTTTGGTATGATGAGAAACGGAGGAAGAAAAATAATTCTAGTTTTCCCTCTGATTTGGAGGAACAAGGGTCTAGGCCAAGACTGAGGCCTAATACTGGATCAACTTGGTTCAAGATTCATGATCTTGAGAAAGCAACAGAAAACTTTTCACAGAAGAATTTTATTGGTAGAGGAGGGTTTGGTTTGGTTTACAAGGGAATTTTGTCTGATGGGACAACGGTAGCTGTTAAGAGGATTATAGAATCTGATATTCAAGGTAATGCAGAATTTTGCAATGAAGTTGAGATTATTAGTAATTTGAGGCACCGGAATTTGGTGTCTCTTAGAGGATGTTGTGTAGTTGAAGACGAAAATTATACTGAGCAAGGGTGTCAAAGGTATCTTGTTTATGATTACATGCCCAACGGGAATCTTGATGATCATCTGTTTCCAGCATTTGATGATCAAACGGGGAAGAAACTCTTGACGTGGCCTCAAAGGAAGAGCATAATTTTGGATGTGGCAAAGGGATTAGCTTATTTGCACTATGGAGTGAAGCCTGCAATATATCATAGAGATATCAAGGCAACAAATATATTGTTAGATGCTGATATGAGAGCAAGAGTGGCTGATTTTGGGTTGGCAAAGCAGAGTAGGGAAGGTCAGTCTCATCTCACCACAAGAGTGGCCGGAACTCATGGATACTTGGCTCCTGAATACGCTCTTTATGGGCAACTGACTGAGAAAAGTGATGTTTATAGCTTTGGGATTGTTGTTTTGGAGATAATGTGTGGGAGAAAAGCTCTTGATTTGTCTTCATCAGGGTCGCCACGAGCTTTTTTGATCACTGATTGGGTTTGGTCATTGATGAAAGCTGGAAAAGTAGAAGATGCCTTGGATGTTTCTTTGCTGAGAGATGGGGAGTTTTCAAATTCGAATCCAAGGGCCATAATGGAGAGGTTTGTGCTTGTTGGGATTTTGTGTGCCCATGTGATGGTGGCCTTAAGGCCTACTATATCGGACGCTCTGAAAATGTTGGAAGGAGACATTGAAGTTCCGCCTGTTCCTGATCGGCCGATGCCTCTTAGCCATCCTTCATCTTTTGGTGATGGCTTCACCATCTCCCCAGCACTGAGTTTTCCACAATTGAATAGTGGAGACATGCTCAG
- the LOC110658721 gene encoding probable receptor-like protein kinase At1g11050 isoform X2 — protein sequence MGKLDLLLLFLFLFAIISPAHGAAITSRPLSQNNLSSQCPMDLNYVLRIPWNKSSCQNYQPSKNNTANLQNDMTNKDPCCTNLLHLFGVGLAQHLNETSLFQLPSLNTSVSCLQDYQTKLSSLSFPDDIVSRCFDPMEFVLTPNLCAHVQTARDWVAKLGNSTVLDSDCRPDLVDLTSCSACVAAGFKVQSDLILIDGNKSHATDCFYFTVLYAAGIVNEFGPESDGAVTCIFGLDLVSNTDSSNKGHSALVFGLTGAGVAILVMSSLLGLYFWYDEKRRKKNNSSFPSDLEEQGSRPRLRPNTGSTWFKIHDLEKATENFSQKNFIGRGGFGLVYKGILSDGTTVAVKRIIESDIQGNAEFCNEVEIISNLRHRNLVSLRGCCVVEDENYTEQGCQRYLVYDYMPNGNLDDHLFPAFDDQTGKKLLTWPQRKSIILDVAKGLAYLHYGVKPAIYHRDIKATNILLDADMRARVADFGLAKQSREGQSHLTTRVAGTHGYLAPEYALYGQLTEKSDVYSFGIVVLEIMCGRKALDLSSSGSPRAFLITDWVWSLMKAGKVEDALDVSLLRDGEFSNSNPRAIMERFVLVGILCAHVMVALRPTISDALKMLEGDIEVPPVPDRPMPLSHPSSFGDGFTISPALSFPQLNSGDMLS from the exons ATGGGCAAACTTGATTTACTTCTcttgtttctctttctttttgctattATCTCCCCTGCCCATGGAGCAGCTATCACTTCTCGTCCTCTTTCCCAAAATAATTTGTCATCCCAATGTCCCATGGACCTTAATTATGTCTTGAGAATCCCATGGAACAAATCTTCTTGCCAAAATTACCAGCCATCCAAAAATAACACTGCCAATCTCCAAAATGACATGACCAATAAGGATCCATGTTGCACCAACCTTCTTCACCTCTTTGGGGTAGGCCTTGCTCAGCATCTCAATGAAACCTCTCTCTTTCAGCTTCCCAGCTTAAACACCTCTGTTTCTTGTCTTCAAGATTATCAAACAAAGCTCAGCTCTCTTTCTTTTCCTGATGATATTGTGTCTCGCTGTTTTGATCCTATGGAGTTTGTCTTAACTCCTAATTTATGTGCCCATGTGCAGACTGCTCGGGATTGGGTTGCTAAATTGGGTAATTCAACTGTGCTTGACTCGGATTGCAGGCCTGATCTTGTTGATCTTACATCTTGCAGTGCATGTGTGGCAGCTGGGTTTAAAGTCCAATCTGACTTGATATTAATTGATGGTAATAAATCTCATGCTACAGATTGTTTTTACTTTACAGTTCTTTATGCTGCTGGTATTGTCAATGAGTTTGGTCCCGAAAGTGATGGTGCTGTGACATGTATATTTGGGTTGGACTTGGTATCTAATACGGATTCATCTAATAAAGGTCACTCTGCTCTTGTTTTTGGCTTGACTGGTGCTGGTGTTGCTATTTTGGTCATGTCCAGTTTGTTAGGATTATATTTTTGGTATGATGAGAAACGGAGGAAGAAAAATAATTCTAGTTTTCCCTCTGATTTGGAGGAACAAGGGTCTAGGCCAAGACTGAGGCCTAATACTGGATCAACTTGGTTCAAGATTCATGATCTTGAGAAAGCAACAGAAAACTTTTCACAGAAGAATTTTATTGGTAGAGGAGGGTTTGGTTTGGTTTACAAGGGAATTTTGTCTGATGGGACAACGGTAGCTGTTAAGAGGATTATAGAATCTGATATTCAAGGTAATGCAGAATTTTGCAATGAAGTTGAGATTATTAGTAATTTGAGGCACCGGAATTTGGTGTCTCTTAGAGGATGTTGTGTAGTTGAAGACGAAAATTATACTGAGCAAGGGTGTCAAAGGTATCTTGTTTATGATTACATGCCCAACGGGAATCTTGATGATCATCTGTTTCCAGCATTTGATGATCAAACGGGGAAGAAACTCTTGACGTGGCCTCAAAGGAAGAGCATAATTTTGGATGTGGCAAAGGGATTAGCTTATTTGCACTATGGAGTGAAGCCTGCAATATATCATAGAGATATCAAGGCAACAAATATATTGTTAGATGCTGATATGAGAGCAAGAGTGGCTGATTTTGGGTTGGCAAAGCAGAGTAGGGAAGGTCAGTCTCATCTCACCACAAGAGTGGCCGGAACTCATGGATACTTGGCTCCTGAATACGCTCTTTATGGGCAACTGACTGAGAAAAGTGATGTTTATAGCTTTGGGATTGTTGTTTTGGAGATAATGTGTGGGAGAAAAGCTCTTGATTTGTCTTCATCAGGGTCGCCACGAGCTTTTTTGATCACTGATTGGGTTTGGTCATTGATGAAAGCTGGAAAAGTAGAAGATGCCTTGGATGTTTCTTTGCTGAGAGATGGGGAGTTTTCAAATTCGAATCCAAGGGCCATAATGGAGAGGTTTGTGCTTGTTGGGATTTTGTGTGCCCATGTGATGGTGGCCTTAAGGCCTACTATATCGGACGCTCTGAAAATGTTGGAAGGAGACATTGAAGTTCCGCCTGTTCCTGATCGGCCGATGCCTCTTAGCCATCCTTCATCTTTTGGTGATGGCTTCACCATCTCCCCAGCACTGAGTTTTCCACAATTGAATAGTGGAGACATGCTCAG TTAG
- the LOC110658680 gene encoding probable receptor-like protein kinase At1g11050 — translation MIYFLHLLLSLSTIVSPTHEAAIESLPLAQNNLSSQCPIVFNYVLGIPWNKTSCQNYQPSENNNANHQNVMTNMDPCCRTLLSLLGVGLAHHLKETSLFQLTSLATSVSCFQDYQSKLSSLSLPDEIVSHCFDPMEFVSSPNICAQVQTLHDWVAKLGKSTVLDSACRPDLVDLASCSACVAAGFKVQSDLLLIGGNKSHATDCFYFTVLYAAGIANEFGPESNGALTCIFGLELDLETNVGSSSKGHSALVFGLTGASVAILVMSSFLGLYFWYDKKWRKKNNSTFPFNLEEQGSRPRLRPNTGSIWFKIDDLEKATENFSQENFIGRGGFGLVYKGILSDGTTVAVKRVIESDIQGDAEFCNEVEINSNLKHRNLVPLRGCCVVDEEENYTERRSQRYLVYDYMPNGNLDDHLFPSLDDQPEKKPLTWPQRKSIILDVAMGLAYLHYGVKPAIYHRDIKPTNILLDAEMRARVADFGLAKQSREGQSHLNTRVAGTHGYLAPEYALYGQLTERSDVYSFGIVVLEIMCGRKAIDFSSLGSPQVFLITDWVWSLVKAGKIEDALDVSLLRDRDLSNSNPKAIMERFVLVGILCAHVMVALRPTILDALKMLEGDIEVPPIPDRPMPLSHPSSFGDDFTISPAPSFPQVNSGDMLR, via the coding sequence ATGATTTACTTTCTTCACTTGCTTCTCTCTCTTTCTACTATTGTCTCCCCTACCCATGAAGCAGCAATCGAGTCTCTTCCGCTTGCCCAAAATAATTTGTCATCCCAATGCCCCATTGTCTTTAACTATGTCCTGGGAATCCCATGGAACAAAACTTCTTGCCAAAATTACCAGCCATCCGAAAATAACAATGCCAATCACCAAAATGTTATGACCAATATGGATCCATGTTGCAGAACCCTTCTCTCCCTCCTTGGGGTAGGCCTTGCTCATCATCTCAAAGAAACCTCTCTCTTTCAGCTTACTAGCTTAGCCACCTCTGTTTCTTGCTTTCAAGATTATCAATCAAAGCTCAGCTCTCTTTCTTTACCTGATGAAATAGTGTCTCACTGTTTTGATCCTATGGAGTTTGTGTCAAGTCCTAATATATGTGCCCAAGTGCAGACTTTACATGATTGGGTTGCTAAATTGGGTAAATCAACTGTGCTCGACTCGGCTTGTAGGCCTGATCTTGTTGATCTTGCCTCGTGCAGTGCATGTGTGGCAGCTGGGTTTAAAGTTCAGTCTGATTTGCTTCTAATTGGTGGTAATAAATCTCATGCTACAGATTGTTTTTACTTTACAGTTCTGTATGCTGCTGGTATTGCTAATGAGTTTGGTCCTGAAAGTAACGGTGCTCTGACATGCATATTTGGGTTAGAGTTAGACTTGGAAACTAATGTGGGTTCATCTAGTAAAGGTCATTCTGCTCTTGTTTTTGGCTTGACTGGTGCTAGTGTTGCTATTTTGGTTATGTCTAGTTTCTTAGGATTGTATTTTTGGTATGATaagaaatggaggaagaaaaATAATTCTACTTTTCCCTTTAACTTGGAGGAACAAGGGTCTAGGCCAAGATTGAGGCCGAATACTGGGTCAATTTGGTTCAAGATTGACGATCTTGAGAAAGCAACAGAAAATTTTTCACAGGAGAATTTTATTGGTAGAGGAGGGTTCGGTTTGGTTTACAAGGGAATTTTGTCTGATGGGACAACGGTAGCTGTTAAGAGGGTTATAGAATCTGATATTCAAGGTGATGCAGAATTTTGCAATGAAGTTGAGATTAATAGCAATTTGAAGCACCGGAATCTGGTGCCTCTTAGAGGGTGTTGTGTCGTTGATGAAGAAGAAAATTATACTGAGCGACGGAGCCAAAGATATCTTGTTTATGATTACATGCCAAACGGGAATCTTGATGATCATTTGTTTCCATCACTTGATGATCAACCCGAAAAGAAACCATTGACATGGCCTCAAAGGAAGAGCATAATTTTGGATGTGGCAATGGGATTAGCTTATTTGCACTATGGAGTGAAGCCTGCAATATATCATAGAGATATTAAGCCAACAAATATATTGTTAGATGCTGAGATGAGAGCAAGAGTGGCTGATTTTGGGTTGGCAAAGCAGAGTAGGGAAGGTCAGTCTCATCTCAATACAAGAGTGGCCGGAACTCATGGATACTTGGCTCCTGAATATGCTCTTTATGGGCAATTGACTGAGAGGAGTGATGTTTATAGCTTTGGGATTGTTGTCTTAGAGATAATGTGTGGGAGAAAAGCTATTGATTTCTCTTCATTAGGGTCGCCCCAAGTTTTTTTAATCACTGATTGGGTTTGGTCATTGGTGAAAGCTGGAAAAATAGAAGATGCTTTGGATGTTTCTTTGTTAAGAGATAGGGATTTGTCAAATTCGAATCCGAAGGCCATAATGGAGAGGTTTGTGCTTGTTGGGATTTTGTGTGCTCATGTGATGGTGGCATTAAGGCCTACCATATTGGATGCTTTGAAAATGTTGGAAGGGGATATTGAAGTTCCACCTATTCCTGATCGGCCGATGCCTCTTAGCCATCCTTCATCTTTTGGTGATGACTTCACCATCTCCCCAGCGCCAAGTTTTCCACAAGTGAATAGCGGAGACATGCTCAGGTAA